A DNA window from Clavibacter sepedonicus contains the following coding sequences:
- a CDS encoding ABC transporter substrate-binding protein — translation MSHHPARRSRARRIVVGVATLALLAPVLASCSSSSGSSAGGQLDLWIWPDGLSQTVLDKVPAEVPGTTLNVSTIGGDFKQKLVTTFTGRSGLPSVTGVKGEDMPYFLSEDGLFEDLDQLGAKDVTDQYPAWKLKEATTKDGQLIGLPIDIGPTALYYRADVFKKAGLPSEPADVAAATATWDDYFAFGKKLKAATGGAIFVDASDVFTKSIGQGTTRFVDEDGDFTGDSPEIKTAWDRAVLAYKDGLTANVTDGSPDWASAISNGSLPALLGASWYQADIKSATADTSGDWRVAPMPGGPANIGGSFLSIPAGTKDPQAAFAVIKDVLSEDNQVTAYADKGIFPSATAAYDSPELQKGDDFFGGQSTVGIFADAAAKMPTAYTSPYDSQVQAAFVTELQNVTSLGKDPDQAWDDAVAAGEAALKTAKQ, via the coding sequence ATGTCCCACCACCCCGCCCGCCGGTCCCGCGCCCGGCGCATCGTCGTCGGCGTCGCGACCCTCGCGCTCCTCGCGCCGGTCCTCGCCTCCTGCTCGTCGTCGTCGGGATCCTCGGCAGGCGGCCAGCTCGACCTCTGGATCTGGCCGGACGGCCTCAGCCAGACGGTGCTCGACAAGGTGCCGGCCGAGGTGCCGGGCACGACGCTCAACGTCTCGACCATCGGCGGCGACTTCAAGCAGAAGCTCGTCACCACCTTCACCGGCCGCTCGGGCCTGCCGTCCGTCACGGGCGTCAAGGGCGAGGACATGCCGTACTTCCTCAGCGAGGACGGCCTCTTCGAGGACCTCGACCAGCTCGGCGCGAAGGACGTCACCGACCAGTACCCGGCATGGAAGCTGAAGGAGGCGACCACGAAGGACGGCCAGCTCATCGGCCTCCCCATCGACATCGGCCCCACCGCCCTCTACTACCGGGCGGACGTGTTCAAGAAGGCGGGCCTCCCCAGCGAGCCGGCCGACGTCGCCGCGGCGACGGCCACGTGGGACGACTACTTCGCGTTCGGCAAGAAGCTCAAGGCGGCGACCGGCGGCGCGATCTTCGTCGACGCCTCGGACGTGTTCACCAAGTCCATCGGCCAGGGCACCACGCGGTTCGTGGACGAGGACGGCGACTTCACGGGCGACAGCCCCGAGATCAAGACCGCGTGGGACCGCGCGGTGCTCGCGTACAAGGACGGCCTGACGGCGAACGTCACCGACGGCAGCCCGGACTGGGCCTCGGCCATCAGCAACGGATCCCTCCCCGCCCTCCTCGGCGCGTCCTGGTACCAGGCCGACATCAAGAGCGCGACCGCCGACACCTCGGGCGACTGGCGCGTGGCGCCCATGCCCGGCGGACCCGCGAACATCGGCGGCTCGTTCCTCTCCATCCCCGCCGGCACGAAGGACCCCCAGGCCGCGTTCGCGGTGATCAAGGACGTGCTCAGCGAGGACAACCAGGTGACCGCGTACGCCGACAAGGGCATCTTCCCGTCGGCCACCGCCGCCTACGACTCCCCGGAGCTGCAGAAGGGCGACGACTTCTTCGGCGGCCAGTCGACCGTCGGGATCTTCGCCGACGCGGCCGCCAAGATGCCCACCGCCTACACGAGCCCCTACGACAGCCAGGTGCAGGCCGCGTTCGTCACCGAGCTGCAGAACGTCACGTCGCTCGGCAAGGACCCGGACCAGGCCTGGGACGACGCCGTCGCCGCCGGCGAGGCCGCGCTGAAGACCGCGAAGCAGTGA
- a CDS encoding carbohydrate ABC transporter permease, whose amino-acid sequence MIPVAVRPGGRPPAPSRAGAGPSGSAPSRAGAGTRGLRRTWPYYVAIAPFFVLFAIFGLFPAVYSLVLSFQDWNGLGTAKWVGLANFQALAADATFWLSIKNTLIIFALSTFPMMVIAVVVAAMLNSAKRLSTFYKISYFVPNVTSVVAMAVLFGSIFGDSFGLVNAGLRAIGLDGVAWLSTPWAIQVTIAILITYQWTGYNAIIFLAGMQAIGTEVYEAAKLDGAGAIRTFWSVTLPLLRPTILFVLVVSTITGLQSFTEAQVLTASSSTTNPNSGGAGQAGLTTVLYFYQQAFNYNRFGYGAAIAWGVFLLVVIFSIISFRLGSEKKEKVVRAAGTRKGHRA is encoded by the coding sequence GTGATCCCCGTCGCCGTCCGCCCAGGAGGGCGCCCGCCCGCGCCCTCCCGGGCGGGCGCGGGTCCCTCGGGCTCCGCGCCGTCCCGGGCGGGCGCGGGCACGCGGGGCCTCCGCCGCACGTGGCCGTACTACGTCGCCATCGCGCCGTTCTTCGTGCTGTTCGCGATCTTCGGCCTGTTCCCCGCCGTCTACTCGCTCGTGCTCTCGTTCCAGGACTGGAACGGGCTCGGCACGGCCAAGTGGGTGGGCCTCGCGAACTTCCAGGCCCTCGCGGCCGACGCCACCTTCTGGCTGTCGATCAAGAACACGCTCATCATCTTCGCGCTGTCCACGTTCCCGATGATGGTGATCGCGGTCGTCGTCGCGGCCATGCTCAACTCGGCGAAGCGGCTCAGCACCTTCTACAAGATCAGCTACTTCGTGCCGAACGTGACGAGCGTGGTGGCGATGGCGGTGCTGTTCGGATCCATCTTCGGCGACAGCTTCGGGCTCGTGAACGCGGGCCTCCGCGCGATCGGGCTCGACGGCGTGGCCTGGCTCTCGACGCCGTGGGCGATCCAGGTGACCATCGCGATCCTCATCACGTACCAGTGGACCGGCTACAACGCGATCATCTTCCTCGCGGGCATGCAGGCCATCGGCACCGAGGTCTACGAGGCCGCCAAGCTCGACGGCGCCGGCGCCATCCGCACGTTCTGGTCGGTGACGCTGCCGCTGCTGCGCCCCACGATCCTGTTCGTGCTCGTGGTCTCGACCATCACGGGCCTGCAGAGCTTCACCGAGGCGCAGGTGCTCACGGCCTCGTCCAGCACGACGAACCCGAACTCGGGCGGCGCGGGCCAGGCCGGCCTCACGACCGTCCTGTACTTCTACCAGCAGGCCTTCAACTACAACCGCTTCGGCTACGGCGCCGCCATCGCGTGGGGCGTGTTCCTGCTCGTGGTGATCTTCTCCATCATCAGCTTCCGGCTCGGGTCGGAGAAGAAGGAGAAGGTCGTGCGGGCGGCCGGCACGAGGAAGGGGCACCGCGCATGA
- a CDS encoding carbohydrate ABC transporter permease, protein MSTTVHAAGSAAARVADRASGRPRDERTGRPAGRRQLPPGRVILHGILFAGSIVSLFPLYWLVVMASNTTSDIYKSPPVLVPGPHLWDNIQAVFRTIDFGGSLMNTVIVAVSVTVLVLFFDSIAAFTFAKYEFPGRRVLFGLLLVTFMLPAQLSVIPQFVTMINLGWVGQLQALIVPAAANAFGIFWLRQFIISSVPDELIDAARIDGAGFFRQYLTVCLPLIRPGLGFLGIFTFIAAWNDYLWPLIVLNDPGTLTLQVAMSQLNSAHGKDYGMVMAGALLAVIPLIVVFLVGAKQFIGDIAKGALK, encoded by the coding sequence ATGAGCACGACCGTCCACGCCGCGGGATCCGCCGCGGCCCGTGTCGCCGACCGGGCATCGGGCCGGCCGCGCGACGAGCGCACCGGCCGTCCCGCCGGCCGTCGGCAGCTGCCGCCCGGACGCGTGATCCTGCACGGGATCCTCTTCGCGGGATCCATCGTGAGCCTCTTCCCGCTCTACTGGCTCGTCGTGATGGCGAGCAACACCACGAGCGACATCTACAAGTCGCCGCCCGTGCTCGTGCCGGGGCCGCACCTGTGGGACAACATCCAGGCCGTGTTCCGCACGATCGACTTCGGCGGATCGCTCATGAACACCGTCATCGTCGCGGTCTCCGTGACGGTGCTCGTGCTGTTCTTCGACTCGATCGCGGCGTTCACGTTCGCGAAGTACGAGTTCCCCGGCCGCCGCGTGCTCTTCGGGCTGCTGCTCGTGACGTTCATGCTGCCCGCGCAGCTGTCGGTGATCCCGCAGTTCGTGACGATGATCAACCTCGGCTGGGTCGGCCAGCTGCAGGCGCTCATCGTGCCGGCCGCCGCGAACGCGTTCGGCATCTTCTGGCTGCGGCAGTTCATCATCTCGAGCGTGCCGGACGAGCTCATCGACGCGGCGCGCATCGACGGCGCCGGGTTCTTCCGGCAGTACCTCACCGTGTGCCTGCCGCTCATCCGGCCGGGCCTCGGGTTCCTCGGGATCTTCACCTTCATCGCCGCGTGGAACGACTACCTCTGGCCGCTCATCGTGCTGAACGACCCGGGCACGCTCACGCTGCAGGTCGCGATGAGCCAGCTCAACAGCGCCCACGGCAAGGACTACGGCATGGTCATGGCGGGCGCGCTGCTCGCGGTGATCCCGCTCATCGTCGTGTTCCTCGTGGGGGCGAAGCAGTTCATCGGCGACATCGCGAAGGGCGCGCTGAAGTGA
- a CDS encoding glucosamine-6-phosphate deaminase — MTDVSTRPPRITAVDDAAALGMAAADVVQAFIGEDPAGVLGVATGSSPEPLYAELARRHRERGLVTDGLSLVALDEYVGLPAGHPQSYLAFVRDRIAEPLGVPSARVIVPDGTAGDPRAAAHEHERRIRRLGGAGLQIVGIGANGHLGFNEPGSPFDGISRVVRLAEGTRRDNARYFGGDPRRVPTHAITQGIATIMTAERILLVASGARKADALAAALAGPVAEAVPASILQRHPRVTVVADRAALAGLAALA, encoded by the coding sequence GTGACGGACGTCTCGACGCGACCGCCGCGCATCACGGCCGTGGACGACGCGGCTGCCCTCGGGATGGCGGCGGCCGACGTGGTGCAGGCGTTCATCGGCGAGGACCCAGCCGGCGTGCTCGGTGTCGCGACCGGATCCAGCCCCGAGCCGCTCTACGCCGAGCTCGCCCGGCGGCACCGGGAACGCGGCCTCGTCACCGACGGCCTCTCGCTCGTGGCGCTCGACGAGTACGTGGGGCTCCCGGCCGGGCACCCGCAGTCGTACCTCGCGTTCGTGCGGGACCGCATCGCCGAGCCGCTCGGCGTGCCGAGCGCGCGCGTCATCGTGCCCGACGGCACGGCGGGCGACCCGCGCGCGGCGGCGCACGAGCACGAGCGGCGGATCCGACGGCTCGGCGGCGCGGGCCTCCAGATCGTGGGCATCGGCGCCAACGGGCACCTCGGCTTCAACGAGCCGGGCTCGCCCTTCGACGGGATCAGCCGCGTGGTGCGCCTCGCCGAGGGCACGCGGCGCGACAACGCGCGGTACTTCGGCGGGGATCCCCGGCGAGTGCCGACGCACGCCATCACGCAGGGCATCGCGACGATCATGACGGCCGAGCGGATCCTGCTCGTCGCCTCCGGCGCGCGGAAGGCCGACGCGCTCGCCGCGGCGCTCGCCGGACCGGTCGCGGAGGCGGTGCCCGCGTCGATCCTGCAGCGGCACCCGCGCGTGACCGTCGTCGCCGACCGGGCCGCGCTCGCGGGGCTCGCGGCGCTCGCCTGA
- a CDS encoding glycoside hydrolase family 2 TIM barrel-domain containing protein: protein MSHLDDVAPGSASRLRPRARFATDAPVLSLDGDWRFRLLPEAPVDRAGATPEVADPALDAAALDAAGWTTLPVPSHWVLHGHGSPAYTNLQYLFPIDPPHVPDANPTGEHRRVFSLPASLAGADRVLLRTDGIEGLATFWVNGVEAGWTTGSRLTTELDVTELLVPGENVLGIRVHQWSAASYLEDQDQWWLPGIFRSIELLARPVGALDDVRVRADRDPADGSGRLDVQVDGAFPVVVRVPELGIHATWETAADVAPVSLPAVEAWNAERPRLYDATVSSPGETATLRIGFRTVRIDGDALLVDGRRLTFRGVNRHESHPERGRVFDEAEARADLELMKRSGVNAIRTSHYPPHPRLIDIADELGFWVVLECDLETHGFWDVEWRDNPSDDPRWRDAYLDRIARTVGRDRNHPSIVMWSLGNESGTGRNIAAMSAWVRRADPTRPVHYEGDLTGEHTDVYSRMYPTLEEIDSVCGTPVASIHETTGAAGAKQRAKPFILCEYGHAMGNGPGSLADYEDAIDRWPRLHGGFVWEWRDHGLLARTADGRPFHAYGGDFGEPVHDGSFVMDGLLLSDGTPTPGLAELAAVIAPVRVRVAADGSGVRVENRRHSASTDDVDLVWILAHDGRPVARGILEHAPLVAGSTATLPLPAEARAAGHAEEAHVTVQVVTRHDAPWAEAGHVVSSHQALVRDRPAPRPRPAGRWYGDALGVGTFDARGDLVSWGGVPVRGPRLELWRAPTENDRGAGQGSYELAEPELTRGRGAEESPPSADRWRGRGLHRLTHRLLGSTRTADGVETRMRVQAAHSGAGVDVAFRWTATDRGLLLATEAVPFGVWDCTWPRVGVRIALPAALADHPVTWHGTGPGESYADSRAAARVGRFASSVDGLAVTYARPQETGHRPELRSLVVGDGSATPLTVTTVPDGSGHRAGFQLSRWTPQQMTDVGHPHELPDPDGLHLLLDDAQHGLGSRACGPDVLPRHALWPSLRTWEVLLG from the coding sequence ATGTCCCACCTCGACGACGTCGCCCCCGGATCCGCCTCGAGGCTCCGCCCGCGCGCCCGCTTCGCGACGGACGCGCCCGTCCTCTCCCTCGACGGCGACTGGCGGTTCCGCCTGCTGCCGGAGGCGCCGGTCGACCGGGCCGGAGCGACGCCCGAGGTCGCGGATCCGGCCCTCGACGCCGCCGCCCTCGACGCGGCCGGCTGGACGACGCTTCCCGTGCCGAGCCACTGGGTGCTGCACGGCCACGGATCGCCCGCGTACACGAACCTCCAGTACCTGTTCCCCATCGACCCGCCGCACGTGCCCGACGCGAACCCGACGGGCGAGCACCGGCGCGTGTTCTCGCTGCCCGCCTCCCTCGCGGGCGCCGACCGCGTGCTGCTGCGCACCGACGGGATCGAGGGGCTCGCGACGTTCTGGGTCAACGGCGTCGAGGCGGGCTGGACGACCGGCAGCCGCCTCACGACCGAGCTCGACGTGACGGAGCTGCTCGTGCCGGGGGAGAACGTGCTCGGGATCCGCGTGCACCAGTGGTCGGCCGCCTCCTACCTCGAGGACCAGGACCAGTGGTGGCTGCCCGGGATCTTCCGCTCGATCGAGCTGCTCGCCCGGCCCGTCGGCGCCCTCGACGACGTGCGGGTGCGGGCCGACCGCGACCCGGCCGACGGATCCGGCCGCCTCGACGTGCAGGTCGACGGCGCGTTCCCCGTGGTGGTGCGCGTGCCCGAGCTGGGGATCCACGCGACCTGGGAGACCGCGGCCGACGTCGCGCCCGTCTCCCTCCCCGCGGTCGAGGCGTGGAACGCCGAGCGGCCGCGCCTCTACGACGCGACCGTGTCGTCGCCCGGCGAGACGGCGACGCTGCGCATCGGCTTCCGCACGGTGCGCATCGACGGCGACGCGCTCCTCGTCGACGGCCGCCGCCTCACCTTCCGCGGCGTCAACCGGCACGAGTCGCACCCCGAGCGCGGCCGCGTGTTCGACGAGGCCGAGGCGCGCGCCGACCTCGAGCTGATGAAGCGGAGCGGCGTGAACGCGATCCGCACTTCCCACTACCCGCCGCATCCGCGCCTCATCGACATCGCCGACGAGCTCGGCTTCTGGGTCGTGCTCGAGTGCGACCTCGAGACGCACGGCTTCTGGGACGTCGAGTGGCGGGACAACCCCTCCGACGACCCGCGCTGGCGCGATGCCTACCTCGACCGCATCGCCCGCACGGTCGGCCGCGACCGCAACCACCCGTCGATCGTGATGTGGTCACTCGGCAACGAGTCCGGCACCGGGCGCAACATCGCCGCGATGTCGGCGTGGGTGCGGCGCGCGGATCCGACCCGTCCCGTGCACTACGAGGGCGACCTCACGGGCGAGCACACCGACGTGTACTCGCGCATGTACCCGACGCTCGAGGAGATCGACTCGGTGTGCGGCACGCCCGTGGCGAGCATCCACGAGACCACGGGCGCGGCGGGCGCGAAGCAGCGCGCGAAGCCCTTCATCCTGTGCGAGTACGGGCACGCGATGGGCAACGGCCCTGGATCCCTCGCCGACTACGAGGACGCCATCGACCGCTGGCCGCGCCTGCACGGCGGCTTCGTGTGGGAGTGGCGCGACCACGGGCTGCTCGCGCGCACCGCGGACGGCCGGCCCTTCCACGCGTACGGCGGCGACTTCGGCGAGCCCGTGCACGACGGGTCGTTCGTGATGGACGGCCTGCTGCTCTCCGACGGCACGCCCACCCCGGGCCTCGCCGAGCTCGCGGCGGTCATCGCGCCCGTGCGGGTGCGGGTCGCGGCCGACGGATCCGGCGTGCGGGTGGAGAACCGGCGGCACAGCGCATCCACCGACGACGTCGACCTCGTCTGGATCCTCGCCCACGACGGCCGACCCGTCGCCCGCGGGATCCTCGAGCACGCGCCCCTCGTGGCGGGCTCCACGGCGACGCTCCCGCTGCCCGCCGAGGCGCGCGCCGCCGGCCACGCCGAGGAGGCGCACGTGACGGTGCAGGTGGTGACGCGGCACGACGCGCCGTGGGCCGAGGCCGGTCACGTCGTGTCGTCGCACCAGGCGCTCGTGCGCGACCGGCCCGCACCGAGGCCGCGTCCGGCCGGGCGTTGGTACGGGGACGCGCTCGGCGTCGGGACCTTTGACGCGCGCGGCGACCTCGTCTCCTGGGGCGGCGTGCCCGTGCGCGGCCCGCGGCTGGAACTGTGGCGCGCCCCGACCGAGAACGACCGCGGGGCTGGCCAGGGATCGTACGAGCTGGCCGAGCCCGAGCTGACCCGCGGCCGCGGCGCCGAGGAGTCCCCGCCGTCGGCCGACCGGTGGAGGGGGCGCGGGCTGCACCGGCTCACGCACCGGCTCCTCGGATCCACCCGCACCGCCGACGGAGTGGAGACGCGGATGCGCGTGCAGGCCGCGCACTCCGGCGCAGGCGTCGACGTGGCCTTCCGCTGGACCGCGACCGACCGCGGCCTCCTGCTCGCGACCGAGGCCGTGCCCTTCGGTGTGTGGGACTGCACCTGGCCGCGCGTCGGTGTGCGCATCGCCCTGCCCGCCGCGCTCGCGGACCACCCGGTCACCTGGCACGGCACCGGCCCCGGGGAGTCGTACGCGGACAGCCGCGCCGCCGCCCGCGTCGGCCGCTTCGCGTCGAGCGTCGACGGCCTCGCGGTCACCTACGCGCGCCCGCAGGAGACGGGCCACCGGCCGGAGCTGCGCTCGCTCGTGGTCGGCGACGGATCCGCGACCCCGCTCACCGTGACGACCGTGCCCGACGGATCCGGCCACCGCGCCGGCTTCCAGCTCTCCCGCTGGACCCCGCAGCAGATGACCGACGTCGGCCACCCGCACGAGCTGCCCGACCCCGACGGGCTCCATCTGCTCCTCGACGACGCCCAGCACGGCCTCGGATCCCGCGCGTGCGGCCCCGACGTGCTCCCGCGCCACGCGCTCTGGCCGTCGCTGCGCACGTGGGAGGTGCTGCTGGGGTAG
- a CDS encoding acyl-CoA thioesterase produces MNLYFRLLLMRLTARRRGRLSIWDTARTAFRVLPNDLDLFGHMNNGRYLTIMDVARLDLLVRSGLWARVRARGWYPVVAGQTVTYRRSLTLGERFVVESRVLGTHDRWSYVEQTFLVGDQVAAHAVVRNRFLQEGGGTVSASELDELVGPAPDDMRMPDWVVGWTSSTRTI; encoded by the coding sequence GTGAACCTCTACTTCCGCCTGCTGCTCATGCGCCTCACCGCACGCCGCCGGGGGCGCCTCAGCATATGGGACACCGCGCGGACGGCCTTCCGGGTGCTCCCGAACGACCTCGACCTGTTCGGCCACATGAACAACGGCCGGTACCTCACGATCATGGACGTCGCCCGCCTGGACCTCCTCGTGCGCTCCGGCCTCTGGGCCCGGGTCCGCGCGCGCGGCTGGTACCCGGTCGTCGCGGGGCAGACCGTCACCTACCGCCGCTCCCTCACCCTCGGGGAGCGGTTCGTCGTCGAGAGCCGGGTCCTCGGCACGCACGACAGGTGGTCGTACGTCGAGCAGACCTTCCTCGTCGGGGATCAGGTCGCGGCGCACGCCGTCGTCCGCAACCGCTTCCTCCAGGAGGGCGGCGGGACGGTGTCCGCGTCGGAGCTGGACGAGCTCGTCGGCCCGGCCCCCGACGACATGCGGATGCCGGACTGGGTCGTCGGCTGGACGAGCTCCACGCGCACGATCTGA
- a CDS encoding NADPH-dependent FMN reductase produces MSTTYRVGYLVGSLSSTSINRALSLALKRLGAQAGLELTEIPIQPLPFCSADMDGDYPAVANDFKAAIADADAIMIVTPEYNRSVPGVLKNALDFASRPYGENAFQGKPSAVIGTSIGAVGTAVAQQHLRSILSFLASPELSQPEAYIQNTEGLISPEGAISNAGTDEFLVGWLQAFHAHIEKNLASVSA; encoded by the coding sequence ATGAGCACCACGTACCGCGTCGGCTACCTCGTCGGCAGCCTGTCGTCCACCTCCATCAACCGGGCCCTGTCGCTCGCCCTGAAGCGCCTCGGCGCGCAGGCCGGACTCGAGCTCACCGAGATCCCGATCCAGCCGCTGCCCTTCTGCAGCGCCGACATGGACGGCGACTACCCCGCGGTCGCGAACGACTTCAAGGCCGCGATCGCCGACGCGGACGCGATCATGATCGTCACGCCCGAGTACAACCGCTCGGTCCCCGGCGTCCTCAAGAACGCGCTCGACTTCGCGAGCCGCCCCTACGGCGAGAACGCGTTCCAGGGCAAGCCCAGCGCGGTCATCGGCACGTCCATCGGCGCGGTCGGCACGGCGGTCGCGCAGCAGCACCTGCGCAGCATCCTGTCGTTCCTCGCGTCGCCCGAGCTGTCGCAGCCCGAGGCGTACATCCAGAACACCGAGGGCCTCATCTCGCCCGAGGGCGCGATCTCGAACGCGGGCACCGATGAGTTCCTCGTCGGCTGGCTGCAGGCGTTCCACGCGCACATCGAGAAGAACCTGGCGAGCGTCTCGGCGTAG
- a CDS encoding ABC transporter substrate-binding protein, translating to MPRARALARLTATAVTGLVLVALTGCGASEEVPAASVAEAGEGSTTYPLTLSNCGHDVTIDQAPSRVVSLDQDSTEILLSLGLQDRMVGTASWTDPVLDSLADANAQVPRLADNAPTYEVLMGADPDFVTASFGRHYGTGGVVTRDRLAETGISSYLSPTDCDSDVSINGGGQRTTPLTVDALYQEIREMAEVFDVEDRGEALVSSLLQRAAAATDGMDLGGAQVMYWFADTKTPYMGGGFGATALLSRQTGLTDTFPEVRDDFIATGWETVVDRDPDILVLGDLQRNRFPGDKLQDKVDFLKSDPLTRDLTAVKEDRMVALHGAELNPSIRFVDGLEKIRAWWDARGDRL from the coding sequence ATGCCCCGCGCTCGCGCCCTCGCCCGCCTCACCGCCACCGCCGTGACGGGCCTCGTGCTCGTCGCCCTCACCGGATGCGGCGCCTCGGAGGAGGTGCCCGCCGCATCCGTCGCCGAGGCGGGGGAGGGGTCCACGACGTACCCGCTGACGCTGTCGAACTGCGGTCACGACGTGACGATCGACCAGGCGCCGTCGCGCGTGGTGTCGCTCGACCAGGACTCCACCGAGATCCTGCTGTCGCTCGGGCTCCAGGACCGCATGGTCGGGACCGCGTCGTGGACGGATCCCGTGCTCGACTCCCTGGCCGACGCGAACGCGCAGGTGCCCCGACTCGCCGACAACGCGCCCACCTACGAGGTGCTCATGGGCGCGGATCCCGACTTCGTCACCGCGTCCTTCGGCCGCCACTACGGCACCGGCGGCGTCGTCACGCGCGACCGGCTGGCCGAGACGGGGATCTCCTCGTACCTCTCTCCCACGGACTGCGACTCCGACGTCAGCATCAACGGCGGCGGGCAGCGCACCACCCCGCTCACGGTCGACGCGCTGTACCAGGAGATCCGCGAGATGGCCGAGGTCTTCGACGTGGAGGACCGCGGCGAGGCGCTCGTGTCGTCGCTCCTGCAGCGCGCGGCGGCGGCCACCGACGGCATGGACCTCGGTGGCGCCCAGGTCATGTACTGGTTCGCGGACACGAAGACGCCGTACATGGGCGGCGGCTTCGGCGCCACCGCGCTCCTGTCGCGTCAGACGGGCCTCACCGACACGTTCCCCGAGGTGCGCGACGACTTCATCGCCACCGGATGGGAGACCGTGGTCGACCGCGACCCGGACATCCTCGTGCTCGGCGACCTCCAGCGGAACCGCTTCCCCGGCGACAAGCTGCAGGACAAGGTCGACTTCCTGAAGTCGGACCCGCTCACGCGCGACCTCACGGCCGTCAAGGAGGACCGGATGGTGGCGCTGCACGGCGCGGAGCTGAACCCGTCCATCCGCTTCGTCGACGGGCTCGAGAAGATCCGGGCCTGGTGGGACGCGCGCGGGGACCGGCTCTGA
- a CDS encoding FecCD family ABC transporter permease → MGLPHALRVAVLLALGIVALALSVGVAVTLGPADVSLVNVRDILLNHAGLASIPVRVSEDAIVWQERLPRALVAAACGAGLGLCGVVLQSLLRNPLADPFVLGVSSGASTGAVLIGVLGLGGGAIGMSGGAFIGALVAFGFVLLLARFSSGGTAGVILAGVAGTQLFSALTSLVVFAFADSDETRGIMFWLLGSLEGMRWDEVGLSVGVVAVGAVVCLASARSLDAFAFGEEVASSLGIHVGRTRTILLVVTALLTATLVSIAGAIGFVGLVLPHAARLMFGQRHARVVPATIVLGAVFMVWVDAVSRLAFAPTPLPVGVGTALVGVPVFMLLLMRNRGRA, encoded by the coding sequence ATGGGGCTCCCGCACGCGCTCCGCGTCGCGGTGCTCCTCGCGCTCGGGATCGTCGCCCTCGCGCTCTCGGTCGGCGTCGCCGTGACCCTCGGCCCGGCCGACGTGTCGCTCGTGAACGTGCGCGACATCCTGCTCAACCACGCGGGGCTCGCGAGCATCCCGGTGCGGGTCTCCGAGGACGCCATCGTGTGGCAGGAGCGCCTGCCGCGGGCGCTCGTCGCGGCCGCGTGCGGCGCGGGGCTCGGCCTCTGCGGCGTCGTGCTCCAGTCGCTGCTGCGGAACCCGCTCGCCGATCCCTTCGTGCTCGGCGTCTCCTCGGGCGCGTCCACCGGGGCCGTGCTCATCGGCGTGCTGGGTCTCGGCGGCGGCGCGATCGGCATGTCCGGCGGCGCGTTCATCGGCGCGCTGGTGGCGTTCGGCTTCGTGCTGCTGCTCGCGCGCTTCTCCTCGGGCGGCACGGCGGGCGTGATCCTCGCGGGCGTCGCCGGAACGCAGCTCTTCTCCGCGCTCACGTCGCTCGTGGTCTTCGCGTTCGCGGACTCCGACGAGACGCGTGGCATCATGTTCTGGCTCCTCGGATCCCTCGAGGGCATGCGCTGGGACGAGGTCGGCCTCAGCGTCGGCGTGGTCGCGGTCGGCGCGGTCGTGTGCCTCGCCTCCGCCCGCTCCCTCGACGCGTTCGCGTTCGGGGAGGAGGTGGCGTCGTCGCTCGGGATCCACGTGGGCCGCACCCGCACGATCCTCCTGGTCGTCACGGCGCTCCTCACCGCCACGCTCGTGAGCATCGCGGGGGCCATCGGCTTCGTCGGCCTGGTGCTCCCGCACGCGGCGCGCCTCATGTTCGGCCAGCGGCACGCGCGCGTCGTCCCCGCGACGATCGTGCTCGGCGCGGTGTTCATGGTGTGGGTCGACGCGGTCTCCCGGCTCGCGTTCGCGCCCACGCCGCTGCCCGTGGGCGTCGGCACCGCACTCGTCGGCGTGCCCGTGTTCATGCTGCTGCTGATGCGGAACCGGGGCCGGGCATGA